Part of the Ignavibacterium album JCM 16511 genome, GGAACAATGTATTTCTATAATTCAAGAGAATACATTGAAATGATACTCTGTCAGCCAATTCCGAGAAATGCTTTATTCATTGGATTGTTTTTAGGAACGAGCTTGCCTCTGATAATCAGTCTGATTGTTGGAATTCTTTTACCATTCTTTTTATTCGGAAATTTTTCAGAAGGATTGAATCTAACGCTACTTCTGATATTGATTAGCTTGCTTCTTACTTTGCTTTCAATCGCAATCTCGTTTTTAATTTCCACAATAATTACAGACAAAGTAAAAGGATTAAGCATATCAATATTTTTCTGGTTAATCACAGCAATAGTTTTTGATGGTATCATGCTTTTAATTATCTATTTGTTTCAGGATTATCCGATTGAAAAATTTATTCTTGTACTCACACTACTAAATCCATTAGACCTTTCAAGAACTTTATTCATTCTTAATTTTGACATCTCAGCACTTCTTGGATTAACCGGAGCATTATTCAAAAAATTCTATGGCAGTAATCTTGGAATTATAATCTCATTTATCTCGCTGATAATCTGGATAGGCATACCTTTTATAATTGGTCTGAGAAGTTTTAACAGAAAAGATTTTTAATAAACCACTTGATAATTTCTGAACACGGATTTATTTTTAATCAGACAATTTAATCTGTTTTTGAATAATGACTGTTATCTTCTCAAAAAAATGTGAGTACGGACTTCAGGCAGTTCTTTATATGGCAGCCAGAGAACCTGGTTGTGTTTGTCCTTCAGAAGAAATCGCAAAGAAGTTAAAAATTCCTAAAGAGTTCGTCTCAAAAATTCTTCAGAGCCTTACCGAAAGCGGAATAGTTGATTCGAAGAAGGGAAAGTCGGGCGGATTTATGCTTGCTAAACAACCATCGCAAATCAGATTAATTGATATTGTTGCTGCAATTGATGGACTTGATATTTTCAACAGTTGTGTTTTGGGTTTTCCTTCGTGCTCACCCGATAAACCTTGTCCTGTACATCACAAGTGGGGTGAACTTCGGTCAAAAGCTTATGAGATGTTGGCAGCAGAAACAATGGATAAATTCAAAGAGAAGACAATCGATAAAATCGGTAAGATTTAAAAAATTTGTTTTTTAATCAGACAAAATCGTCTGTTATGGAAAAGAAAATTAAAATTGTCAGAAATAATCAAAAAGGAATTCAGAGAATAAGATTTGCCGTTCAATCTCTTTTCGCTTTGCTTTGCATTTGGATTGGTGTTGAATTCTATCTTTTCGTACGATTTCTGGAAACAAATGGTGCTGCTGCATTCTATCAGAGGCCGCCGGGAGTTGATGGATTTCTTCCCATAAGTTCATTTATGAGTTTTTATTATTTACTTTCAACAGGAGAAATTCATCAGGCACATCCAGCCGGTTTGTTTATCTTTCTCGCAATTGTTCTAATGTCACTTGTCTTTGGAAAATCATTTTGCAGTTGGATGTGTCCGATTGGTTTTTTATCAGAGTTGATTGGTGATTTCGGAGAAAAAGTTTTTAAGCGAAGATTAAAACTTCCTAAATTTCTGGATTATCCGTTACGAAGTCTCAAATATCTGATGCTCGGTTTTCTCATTTACTCTGTAATTTTCTTAATGAGTCCGCTTGCAGTAAAATACTTTCTTGATAGTCCTTATAATATTGTTGCTGACATTAAGATGTATTATTTTTTCGCCAACATTTCACGGACTTCAATAATAGTAATTTCGATATTATTTATTCTTTCAATCTTTATCAGAAATTTCTGGTGCAGATTTCTCTGTCCTTACGGAGCGTTGCTGGGAATTATTTCACTTCTAAGTCCAAACAAAATTCAGAGAAATGTTTCAAGCTGCATTGATTGTGGTTTATGTAACAAGGCTTGTCCTTCGTTCATTAAAGTTGATAAAGCTAAAACTGTGATTTCAGACGAATGTTCAACTTGTCTTAATTGTGTTGATGTTTGTCCGGTTAAAGATACTTTACAACTTAACTCACTCATTCCGGCAAAGAAAAAAATCAATAAGAAATATGTTGCAATCGGTATAGTTTCAATTTTTATGATTATAACTGGTCTTGGAATCTTCACAGGTAACTGGCAAAACAAAGTAACGAAAGGAGAATATTTGCTTCATTACAAAATGATGAACAGTTATGGTCATCCAACTGGTCCAAATGCAATGAAACAACTAAATGAACAAGCAAACCGAGAAATAAAATCTGAGCTGAAAGAAAATTGATTACAACAGATTTTAACAAACTGAGCAAAATGGATATTGATGTGATTACTGAAGATATAATAAAAATGCATACTGAACTGCTGACTGATAAAAATTTTAATGTGGAAAGTCTTTTAAATAAAGTTGAAACAGAAAAAACTGTTCACGAACTACTTGATAAAGTAATAAAGAATCTTAAACATCATATTTACAAGGAAGAAAAAATTTTATTTCCTTATTTGGTTAATCTTGCGAAAGCTGTTCGTGAAGAGATTCCTTTCGAAAAACCTTACTTTGAAACAGTTATTAATCCAATAAAAATTATGGAATCAGATCACGAACAGATAAAAGAAGGAATTGAACAATTACAAAAAATACTCAACGATGAACCTAACCCGACAAAGATTAATTCTTCCGTTAAAGAAAAAATCAAAAATTTAATTGAGTATATCAATAAAGTGATTTATCTTGAAAATAAAATTTTATTCCCTAAAGCGTTATCACTAGAAAATAAAATTTTAACATCATCATAATGAAAAGACATAATGCTATAGTAAAACTATCCAGAGATAACCAAAAAGGATTGATGCTTGCTCAGCTTTTGAAGAAAAATGCGCCTAAATATAAAGGATTACCAGAAGAACCAATCGGTAAAAGAAATTATGCTCTGGAAACTTTTGAGAAAGATCTGACACAACATTTTGAAGATGAAGAGAAAATTCTTTTTCCATCCGCAAAAGGTAAATCCAAAGAATGTGATGATCTTATTGATGAACTGATAAATGAACATAAGTTTTTTTACGAAAAGATTCCGGCTCTGGAGAATTCTCCTAACCTGATTAATGAAATGGACTTGATAGGTCATAGACTTGAAGAACACATAAGAAAAGAAGAAAGAATTTTATTCAATTTGATTCAGGAGCTTCTGACTGAAGATGAACTAATAATTATAAAATCAAAAATTGAACAATCGAGAAAAGATTTCTTAAAATCTTGTAAAACAAATTCAGCATAATTATTCAAAAACCATAAACATCTATGAAACCAATACAGTTACTAAAAGCTCTGATTCCACCTCCTCAATGGAGATTTTTGGTAATTGTTCTTGTTGGAATTGGTGTTGGATTACTTCTGTTAACTTTACATCTTGCCCGCGCAACTTCTTACCTTTCAGATGACCCGGCTGCTTGTGTGAATTGTCATGTTATGGCACCATACTTTGCAACCTGGGAAAGAGGAAGTCACGGTAGAGTTGCAACCTGCAATGATTGCCACATTCCGCACGACAATATTATCAACACATACCTTTTCAAAGCGATGGATGGAATGCGGCATTCGTATGTATTTACATTCCGCCTTGAACCGCAGGTTATCAGAATCAAACAAGCTGGCAAGGATGCTGTTCAGCAAAACTGCATCAGATGTCATCAGAATGTAATTCATCCGATTTCATTAAGAGCAATTTCCGGACAAAGGATTCAGGCAGAAGGAGATGGCTACTGTTGGGACTGCCACAGAGAAACACCTCACGGTAGAGTAAACAGTTTAACTTCTGCTCCATATGCACGAGTACCACAACTAAGTTCACCAATTCCATCCTGGATGGAAGAAACTTTAGGAATTAAAAAATCGAATTAAAAATTCAGGAGAAATTCTATGAAACCTATTAGTGACATAATTAAAGATAAACCCTGGCTCGGCTGGATATTATTTCTTGGTACAGCTGTAGTGGTTTTTCTATTAGGATTACTGGCTTCTTCAATTATTGAAAGAAGAACAGAGTCGGTTTATACACTTCAGATGTTAAAACCCATTGCCGAATGGGAACCAAGAAATGAAGTCTGGGGTGAAAATTTTCCTCGCGAGTATGAATCTTATCTCAAAACATTGAATATGGATTTTGCAAGCAAACACGGCGGCTCAAAAATGATTGATTACCTTGAAAAATATCCTGAGCTCGTAGTTCTCTGGGCTGGTTATGCTTTCTCGAAAGATTATAATCAGGGAAGAGGTCACGCTTATGCTGTTGAGGATGTGAGAAATACTTTAAGAACCGGGGATAATGTAAACAGTCCAATGCCAGCAACCTGCTGGACTTGTAAAAGTACCGATGTTCCGAGAATGATGAATCAGATGGGAACAGCAAATTTTTATAAAGCAAAATGGAAAGATCTCGGAGCTGAAATTGTAAATCCAATTGGATGTCAGGATTGCCACGATCCGAAAACTATGAATTTAAGAATAACCCGTCCTGCACTTATTGAAGCATTTCAAAGACAGGGAAAAGATATAAACAGTTTTTCAAGACAGGAAATGCGTTCGCTTGTTTGTGCTCAGTGCCATGTTGAATATTACTTCAAAGGAGAAGGAAAGTATTTAACATTTCCTTGGGATAAAGGATTCAGTGCTGATTCAATGGAAGCATATTTTGATGCAATAGAATTTTCCGATTGGACTCATGCACTTTCAAAAGCTCCGATGTTAAAAGCACAACATCCTGATTATGAATTATACAAAACAGGAATTCACGCTATCAGAGGAGTTTCCTGTGCAGATTGTCATATGCCTTACAAAAGTGAAGGTGGAGTAAAGTTCACTGATCATCATATTCAATCACCATTAAATAATGTTGCAAATACTTGTCAGGTTTGCCATCGTGAAGAAACTCAAAGATTAATTCAGGATGTTTATGACAGACAAGACAGAGTTGAGGAACTTAGAAGAATAGCTGAAAAAACTATTGCAGCAGCACATATTGAGGCAAAAATTGCGTGGGATAATGGTGCAACACAAGAGCAGATGAAGAACATTCTCAAACTCATTCGTCACGCTCAATGGAGATGGGATTGGGTAGCTGCCGCAAACGGTCTTGGATTCCATGCTCCGGTTGAAGCTTTACGCGTTCTCGGCACTGCTATTCAAAAAGGTGAACAGGCAAGAAGAGAACTTGCTGCTTTGTTTGTAAAACAAGGTTGGAAATATCCTGTAGAACTTCCTGATATATCAACAAAAGATAAAGCTCAAAAATTTATTGGACTTGACATGCCGAAGCTAATAGAAGCTAAGAAAGAATTTCTGAATACAACAGCAAAACAATGGGATGAAGAAGCAAGAAAAAGACAAGGTTATTTATTCGAATACAAATTAAAAGAATAAATAAAATCATTTTATTTAATTGTGTCACATTTTGTTAAGCCGAGATGTGACACATTTCAAGAAAAACCCGGAATGAAATTTTAATTAACTGTATTTCTCTTAAATATAAATTTCTACTAAAAAAAATATAAAGGGTATTATATGAAAAAAATTATATTGTTGTTTACTATCTTTTTATTGACTCACTCACATTTAACATTTTCACAAGAGATTGATGGGTGGAAACTTAACGGGCAAGTTCAGCTTCGTTCTGAAGTTGATGGACGAGATTTTTCCAATTCAACTCATCCACTAACATTTACGAGTTTGAGAACCAGACTTGGAGTTGAAAAAACTTTTTCAGGCAAAGTGAATTTCTTTGTTCAATTTCAGGATTCAAGAGTTTTCGGTGAAGAAGGAAGTCCAACTACTTACACCGCAAATGTTGATTTATATCAAGGTTATTTAAAATTAATTAAACCATTTGATCTTGATTTTAATGTTCAGGCAGGAAGATTTGCAATGATTTATGGTACTGAAAGATTCTTTGGAGCTTCAAATTGGAGCTATTTCGGAAGATCTTTTGATGGCGTAAGATTTTCAATTATGCCGGAATCATGGGATTTGGATTTATTTGCATTAACATTGAATGAATCCGTTAGCTTCATTAATAACCCTCTACCATCAATTTATCCATATCCGCAGGTAGAAACTCCATCACACAGTATTTATGGTTTTTACAAGAAGAATAAAATTTCTGATAAAAGTAAATTTGATTTAACAGGATTTTATGAAATAGATAGAAGGGAAGTAAGACCGGATACAAATAATATTGAAGTATTTACTTTTGGTGGAACTTATTGGGGAAATTACGGGGACTTTTCAACAGTCTTTGAAGCTGGGTATCAACTCGGTAGCAGAGGCGCCAGAGATGTTAGCGCTTATATGATTTCACTTTCTGGAAATTACAACACAGGTGTTTCAACTTTCGGACTTGGTGTTGATATACTCTCAGGAACTGATCCTACTAAAACTGATAAATCAAATACATATTTACCAAGCTACGGAACTAATCATAAATTTTACGGATATATGGATTACTTCCCTTCAAATACATTTGGATTGGGAGTAAGTGATTTTTACTTGAAAACTTCTTTCAGTCCAGTTGATTCCAAATTCAGTTTGTCCGCTGATGTTCATCATTTTATGTCAAATCAAAAATCAGCGGCAGATCAAAATACATTCGGACAGGAAATTGACCTTACAATAATTTATAAATTCGCACAAGGAACTAACATTACCTGGGGTGGAAGCGTTTTCTTGCCGGGTGATTTGATGAAAACTTTATATTCTCCAAGAGAAGATGCTGCATTCTGGACATATTTAATGATTACGGCTAATCTTTAATTAAAATCTATTAATCATTACACAGGGGTAAATATGAAACAATTATTTTACGCATTTGTGATTTATGTATCACTAAGCTTCGTTGCCAATGCGGCAAACTGCGTTAACTGCCATAAGACTGTAACACCCAATATTGTCAGTGATTGGCAAATTAGTAAACATTCCCAGAATGATGTTGGCTGCGAAACTTGTCACGGAAGCGAACATAACAGTGCTTCCAATGTAGACAAGGTTTCATTACCAACTCCCGAAACATGCAAAACCTGTCATGAACTTCAGGTAACACAATTCAGCAAAGGAAAGCATGCTTTAAGCTGGGCTTCAATGAAAGCAATGCCGACATTCCATCTGCAACCTATGTATCTTACTGAAGGAATGAAAGGTTGTGGGAGCTGTCATAAAGTTGGCTTAAAATCCGATGAGGAGATTAAACAACTTAAAGCTGATGGTCAACAACATGGTGTTGCAAGTTGCGATGCTTGCCATACTCGCCACACATTTTCAAAGGTTGAAGCTCAGCAACCTCAGGCGTGTCAAACCTGTCATATGGGTTTTGATCATCCCCAATGGGAAATGTATTCCGCTTCAAAGCACGGTGTAAGATATCTTCTCAAACAAAACGGAATTTTACCTGAGGGAACTTCCGCACCCACTTGTCAGACTTGCCATATGCAGAATGGTAATCACGAAGTAAGAACTGCTTGGGGATTTTTAGCTGTTAAACTTCCATTACCGCAAGATGAGCAGTGGAAAAATGATCAAATTACAATTTTACAAGCTCTGGGTGTTTTAGATCCTGAAGGAAAACCAACAGCTCTGCTTGATGTAGTTAAAGCAGCTGATGTTGCAAGATTGGATCAGGAATCTTTCGATAAAGAAAGAAATAAAATGTTGAAAACCTGTGGAAACTGTCAT contains:
- a CDS encoding hemerythrin domain-containing protein translates to MKRHNAIVKLSRDNQKGLMLAQLLKKNAPKYKGLPEEPIGKRNYALETFEKDLTQHFEDEEKILFPSAKGKSKECDDLIDELINEHKFFYEKIPALENSPNLINEMDLIGHRLEEHIRKEERILFNLIQELLTEDELIIIKSKIEQSRKDFLKSCKTNSA
- the nrfH gene encoding cytochrome c nitrite reductase small subunit, producing the protein MKPIQLLKALIPPPQWRFLVIVLVGIGVGLLLLTLHLARATSYLSDDPAACVNCHVMAPYFATWERGSHGRVATCNDCHIPHDNIINTYLFKAMDGMRHSYVFTFRLEPQVIRIKQAGKDAVQQNCIRCHQNVIHPISLRAISGQRIQAEGDGYCWDCHRETPHGRVNSLTSAPYARVPQLSSPIPSWMEETLGIKKSN
- a CDS encoding multiheme c-type cytochrome; its protein translation is MKQLFYAFVIYVSLSFVANAANCVNCHKTVTPNIVSDWQISKHSQNDVGCETCHGSEHNSASNVDKVSLPTPETCKTCHELQVTQFSKGKHALSWASMKAMPTFHLQPMYLTEGMKGCGSCHKVGLKSDEEIKQLKADGQQHGVASCDACHTRHTFSKVEAQQPQACQTCHMGFDHPQWEMYSASKHGVRYLLKQNGILPEGTSAPTCQTCHMQNGNHEVRTAWGFLAVKLPLPQDEQWKNDQITILQALGVLDPEGKPTALLDVVKAADVARLDQESFDKERNKMLKTCGNCHSEKFAKAELEKGDKMIREADHLMAEAIRIVAGLYKDQVIPKPANYPYAFPMLLTFHDAPTVIEQKLFVMFLEHRMRTFQGTFHANPDYALWYGWSEMQRSLAEIKELAEQMRKDKKG
- a CDS encoding hemerythrin domain-containing protein: MITTDFNKLSKMDIDVITEDIIKMHTELLTDKNFNVESLLNKVETEKTVHELLDKVIKNLKHHIYKEEKILFPYLVNLAKAVREEIPFEKPYFETVINPIKIMESDHEQIKEGIEQLQKILNDEPNPTKINSSVKEKIKNLIEYINKVIYLENKILFPKALSLENKILTSS
- a CDS encoding ABC transporter permease codes for the protein MQLIFKILKFEFSNVLRSKWVIFFFLFFFLTSYALFSFENNTPKALLSLFNLTVYLVPLISLIFGTMYFYNSREYIEMILCQPIPRNALFIGLFLGTSLPLIISLIVGILLPFFLFGNFSEGLNLTLLLILISLLLTLLSIAISFLISTIITDKVKGLSISIFFWLITAIVFDGIMLLIIYLFQDYPIEKFILVLTLLNPLDLSRTLFILNFDISALLGLTGALFKKFYGSNLGIIISFISLIIWIGIPFIIGLRSFNRKDF
- a CDS encoding RrF2 family transcriptional regulator yields the protein MTVIFSKKCEYGLQAVLYMAAREPGCVCPSEEIAKKLKIPKEFVSKILQSLTESGIVDSKKGKSGGFMLAKQPSQIRLIDIVAAIDGLDIFNSCVLGFPSCSPDKPCPVHHKWGELRSKAYEMLAAETMDKFKEKTIDKIGKI
- a CDS encoding 4Fe-4S binding protein yields the protein MEKKIKIVRNNQKGIQRIRFAVQSLFALLCIWIGVEFYLFVRFLETNGAAAFYQRPPGVDGFLPISSFMSFYYLLSTGEIHQAHPAGLFIFLAIVLMSLVFGKSFCSWMCPIGFLSELIGDFGEKVFKRRLKLPKFLDYPLRSLKYLMLGFLIYSVIFLMSPLAVKYFLDSPYNIVADIKMYYFFANISRTSIIVISILFILSIFIRNFWCRFLCPYGALLGIISLLSPNKIQRNVSSCIDCGLCNKACPSFIKVDKAKTVISDECSTCLNCVDVCPVKDTLQLNSLIPAKKKINKKYVAIGIVSIFMIITGLGIFTGNWQNKVTKGEYLLHYKMMNSYGHPTGPNAMKQLNEQANREIKSELKEN
- the nrfA gene encoding ammonia-forming cytochrome c nitrite reductase, with protein sequence MKPISDIIKDKPWLGWILFLGTAVVVFLLGLLASSIIERRTESVYTLQMLKPIAEWEPRNEVWGENFPREYESYLKTLNMDFASKHGGSKMIDYLEKYPELVVLWAGYAFSKDYNQGRGHAYAVEDVRNTLRTGDNVNSPMPATCWTCKSTDVPRMMNQMGTANFYKAKWKDLGAEIVNPIGCQDCHDPKTMNLRITRPALIEAFQRQGKDINSFSRQEMRSLVCAQCHVEYYFKGEGKYLTFPWDKGFSADSMEAYFDAIEFSDWTHALSKAPMLKAQHPDYELYKTGIHAIRGVSCADCHMPYKSEGGVKFTDHHIQSPLNNVANTCQVCHREETQRLIQDVYDRQDRVEELRRIAEKTIAAAHIEAKIAWDNGATQEQMKNILKLIRHAQWRWDWVAAANGLGFHAPVEALRVLGTAIQKGEQARRELAALFVKQGWKYPVELPDISTKDKAQKFIGLDMPKLIEAKKEFLNTTAKQWDEEARKRQGYLFEYKLKE
- a CDS encoding alginate export family protein produces the protein MKKIILLFTIFLLTHSHLTFSQEIDGWKLNGQVQLRSEVDGRDFSNSTHPLTFTSLRTRLGVEKTFSGKVNFFVQFQDSRVFGEEGSPTTYTANVDLYQGYLKLIKPFDLDFNVQAGRFAMIYGTERFFGASNWSYFGRSFDGVRFSIMPESWDLDLFALTLNESVSFINNPLPSIYPYPQVETPSHSIYGFYKKNKISDKSKFDLTGFYEIDRREVRPDTNNIEVFTFGGTYWGNYGDFSTVFEAGYQLGSRGARDVSAYMISLSGNYNTGVSTFGLGVDILSGTDPTKTDKSNTYLPSYGTNHKFYGYMDYFPSNTFGLGVSDFYLKTSFSPVDSKFSLSADVHHFMSNQKSAADQNTFGQEIDLTIIYKFAQGTNITWGGSVFLPGDLMKTLYSPREDAAFWTYLMITANL